CCATACGGATTTAGGATCACAGTATACCAGCGATGATTACAATCAACGTTTAACTGAGCTACATATCCGCCACTCATACAGCCGTAAGGGTTGTCCGTATGATAATGCGCCAATGGAATCCTTTCACGCTTCCCTCAAAAAGGAATGTGTTTATCCAGTGCCGGTCTTTGAAGATTATGAAACTGCCGCTGCCGTCCTTTTTGAATAGGTGCATGCTTTCTACAATAGGAAGAGCATTCATAGTTCACTGGGCTACCAGACCCCCTTACAAGTTGAAATTGCAACACTTACGAGCCAAATGGCCGCCTGATTTAATGCTTTCCAGGGTTCAAATAAGTTATTAATCGCGATTAATGATTTATTTGAGCTGTGGAAGGTAAACGCGGTTCTGAATGTCTCTTAAAATCTGTCTCAAATATTGACTTCAATCCACTGGCTATCAAACACCCAAAGAGCTTTTCTCCGCTGCTTCCGCCGGTTAAGTTAAGTCCATAAAATATGAATATTAATGAAAATACTGATTTAATAGGATTTATCGTGTGGCTAATTTGTTCTTGCAATTTGGGCCCAAAAAATATATAATATACGCGGAGATTGAAAGAGGTCTCTATGTGATGGATATTCTCCAATTCAGCAGAGTCCAATTGATCCACCACATTAAGGCTCTGCTTCATAGCAACTAACAGTCGTTTATAAGGGGGAAAATATTATGAAAAAACTCGTAAGAAATAGCATGCTAGTAGGGGCAGCTGTTTTGGGAATTGGTTCATTGGGTACAGTTGCTCAAGCAGCAACGACACCAGAACCAACGACACCAACAACACCAGTTACAAGTGAGGCTACGGCTGAAATAACGCCTGGAACGATCACTTTAAGTTCGTCCCCTAGTTTCCAATTTGGTAAGGTAGAAGCTTCAGCAAACGATGTTTCGTATAACTCAACTTCCGTATCGGGAGATTTAAAGATTGCTGATGTTGGTACCGGTACTGGATATACTGTAACTGTTGCAGCATCACCATTCACGGCAAAAGGCGGTGCAGCTTTAAAGAATGCACAACTAATATTAAATAATAAAGAAGTAACTCCTATTAAGGCGGATGATGCTGATAATGTATCAACACCTCCAACACTTGTTACAAATCTTACACTATCAAGCTCACCAGTAACCGTTCTTAATGCTGCAGCTGGTAGTGGTGTAGGTGCTTATACTGGAACATATGGTGCTACTGATGCTTCACTTAAGGTCCCAGCTGGTAATATTGGCGGAACCTACAGTTCAACATTAACATGGACATTGGCTAATGCACCTGCTTAAATATAAAAATTGAGGGCTTGTAACTTAATTGTTGCATGCTCTCTCTTTTTCTTCGGGAGATGATATTTTGAAGAAGCGTATTTGGATTTTTATGCTGTTTTTAATTAGTGTCATAACCTTTGGCTGCTTGGGTACCCAGAATGTTTTAGCCGCTACCTCAGAAGCTCAACCAGCAGTGACTTATAATATTGTGCCAGAACTTTCAAATGATCAGATAGATAAAAAAGTTGGTTATTTTGATTTGAAAGTGACGCCAAATCAAAAGTTACAAGCTAAATTTAGGATTAACAATAACGATACTAAAACGCATACTTATACTGTAATGGTGAACCGCGCATCGACTGGTACCAATGGGGTAATAGTCTATAACGAACATAATGTTAAAGCTGATTCATCTTTGAAATACGATATTGAAAAATTAGTTACATATCCTAAGAGCGTCACCGTTGATGCAAAATCCTCAAAAGAGGTAGTCATCGATATTAATGCTCCTAAAGGAAATTTTGATGGCGTATTGTTAGGGGGTATCTGTATCGAACAGGATAATCAAGTCAGCAAGAGTAATGCTAAAGGTGTAACGTTGAAAAATAAGTATAATTATGTTCTAGGGCTACAGTTAAGACAAAGTACTGCTACAGTTGAGCCAAATTTGAAGTTGGTCAGAGCATATGAAGATACTAAAAATGGTCAGATTACAGTCAACGCACTATTAGATAATGATGTGCCAAAATTGGAAGAAAAGGTTGATATTAAGGCAAAGGTAACATCAGAAAATAATAGTAAGGATGTTATCTTACAATCGGAAAAATCAAATATGTCGATTGCTCCGAATAGTTACTTTGCTTATCCAACCAATGTTAATACTGTTATGGGTACTAACAAAGATAAGAGGTTAAAGTCAGGTACTTATATGCTGTATTTGAATGTGAAGGCTAATGATGGTCAAAATACTTGGAAACTCCAACGTAAATTTACGGTTACTGGTAAGCAAAGTCGTGAAATCAATAAGAAGACACCAGTTAAAAATAGTCATGCTAAATCCAATATGGCTATTATCGAAACAGTTGCTGCAATTATAGTGGTTGCTGGATTAGGTGTTTGGTATTATAAGAAACA
This is a stretch of genomic DNA from Loigolactobacillus coryniformis subsp. coryniformis KCTC 3167 = DSM 20001. It encodes these proteins:
- a CDS encoding WxL domain-containing protein; translated protein: MKKLVRNSMLVGAAVLGIGSLGTVAQAATTPEPTTPTTPVTSEATAEITPGTITLSSSPSFQFGKVEASANDVSYNSTSVSGDLKIADVGTGTGYTVTVAASPFTAKGGAALKNAQLILNNKEVTPIKADDADNVSTPPTLVTNLTLSSSPVTVLNAAAGSGVGAYTGTYGATDASLKVPAGNIGGTYSSTLTWTLANAPA
- a CDS encoding DUF916 and DUF3324 domain-containing protein gives rise to the protein MKKRIWIFMLFLISVITFGCLGTQNVLAATSEAQPAVTYNIVPELSNDQIDKKVGYFDLKVTPNQKLQAKFRINNNDTKTHTYTVMVNRASTGTNGVIVYNEHNVKADSSLKYDIEKLVTYPKSVTVDAKSSKEVVIDINAPKGNFDGVLLGGICIEQDNQVSKSNAKGVTLKNKYNYVLGLQLRQSTATVEPNLKLVRAYEDTKNGQITVNALLDNDVPKLEEKVDIKAKVTSENNSKDVILQSEKSNMSIAPNSYFAYPTNVNTVMGTNKDKRLKSGTYMLYLNVKANDGQNTWKLQRKFTVTGKQSREINKKTPVKNSHAKSNMAIIETVAAIIVVAGLGVWYYKKHRK